Part of the Paenibacillus sp. JNUCC32 genome is shown below.
TGTCCTTGTTGTTGTCAAGGTAGAGCGGCAGGTTGGGGCTGGATACCTCTTCTTCGCCTTCAATGCAGAATTTGATGTTGACCGGAAGCTCCTTCTCTTGTTTCAAAATGGCTTCGACGGCTTTGACATGCAGGAAGAGCTGGCCTTTGTCGTCCGTTGCTCCGCGCGCGTACAATTTGCCGTTGCGGACAGCCGGCTCGAACGGCGGCGTCTCCCACAGATGAAGCGGATCTACAGGCTGAACGTCATAGTGGCCGTAAACGAGCACGGTCGGCTTGCCTTCGGCATGCAGGTAGTCTGCCGTAATAATCGGGTGCCCGGCCGTCTGGTGAACCTCCACATGCTCAAGTCCGGCTTCGGTCAGCTTTCCTGCGAGCCACTCGGCAGCCTTGGCGACATCGCCTTTGTGCTCGGACAAGGCGGAAATGCTCGGAATGGACAACCATTCCTTCAATTCATTCAGATGGGTTTCGCGGTGTTCAGCGAAATACGCTTTATAATCAACGCTCATGAATATGGATCCTCCTTCGATTTACATTGGCATTCGAAAAGATGCCGTATCTTACTATTCTAACCGTTTTTCGGAGAATACGAAATACAGCCGGATCAAATCGGAAACCTGTCTTGAATCTAATCGGGCAGCTGTCATGCAAAATTGTCCAAAAGGTTCTCCAGAACATGCGCAGTGCCGGACTGATCAGCTTTTGCGGTGTCGAACCGCATAAATCCGGCGTTCAGGCATCCAGGACGGAATTGGTCGTGTATGCAGCTTCCCCTCTGCAACACTCCTCTTGTATCGCGGCTTCCGCAATCATGCCGTATCCCAGCCGGAAGCTGAGAATAACCGGAGCATCCGGTCTTCCTAAAATATTTTAATTCCATATTAAAAAGAAATACGCAGCATCATGACGAATCATGATGCTGCGTATTTCAATGGTTGACCCTCCATCACCGAAGGGCTAATCAGAATTTATCCCAGCCGTTTCCAATTAGCTGGCGCTGCAGGAATGGCAACTGCTGCTGTTGTTGGATGAACTGCTGACGCTGTTGTTCATGTAATTGCTGTTGCGAACGGAACTGCTCTTGTGCTTGAGTTGGGGTTCGCTGCGGTTCAGCAGCATACGTTCCATGCTGCGTTTGATCCTGCGCATTGAAATGCTGCTGGAACAACTGCTGCTGTTGCTGGAACTGCTGTTGCTGCTGCTGCTGAAGAAGCTCATAATCTCGATGGCCAGGCGCTCCTTGATGATAATAGTGCTGATTAAGATGAGATGCGTGAGGCTGATGTTTCATCTGTCCTTGCACTTGCCCTTGCTGCGGGCAGTTTTTTGGCGGCCCGATGACAACCGTGTCGGTGATCGGCGCCAAGGTCTCTTTGACTTTGGCTTCATCCAGGCAGTAGGTGTGAGCGAACACGCTGGCCGGCGTCAATCTCAAGAGATCCGAACCTCCAATGAATTCAGGCACCGGTGCGTCAAAGACCGCGATCAGATGCGTATTGTCGACCGTTGCCATTTCATAATGCCACCAGCCTTGGGGCACGAGCGCAACTTGACCGGGCGTTACCGTGAAGTTCAGCAGCTCTTTCGTAAACGGATTGACAAGGGAAACGATGGCTGAGCCGGAAACGACATATACCAGCTCCGATGCATTTTGATGGATATGCGGCTCCACTACGTTTCCGGTACTGAGATATATATCCAGCAGGGAAGCGTTGCCGAGCGTGTTCAATTCTTTTACGGAGAGAGAATTGATGTAATTCTGACTATCTTTTTTGAAAAAAGGGTTATTGCTCATATCGTAAGTAAATCGAACGGACGGTGAGGTGAAATCCATATAAGAGACTGCCACTGTGACTCCTGCCCTTCATCATGTAGTAGGCGTTGACCCATAACATACGTTATGCCTATGGGCAAACATCCGTGAGCCCATTTTTAAGAATCAGCAGGATGCAAGCCGCCCATTGACAGGGCGGCTTGCGTTAAACACTCATAGGGTGGAGCAGGAGAGGTCAGGCCGATTTCGGGATGGAAACCGGCGACTTCCGTCCGGCCGAGAAGCTGACCAATCCTGCCGCCAAGCCAAGCGCGAGCACGAATCCCCCGAGCCATGGATGGTATTGAAGCGTGGATGACGTATTGACCATGAAGCCTCCTGCACCCGCTCCTGCGGCTAACCCCAGATGGACAATGGAGGTGTTTATGCTGAGAACCAGATTGGAAGAACCCGGTGCCTGCTGGATAAAATAGCTCTGGACCGCCGGGCCCGCCGCAAACATGGACATCATCATGACTCCCATCAGCGAAAGTCCAATGACCGATTGACCGACGAGCAGCGGAAGCAGCGCAAATACCGCAATATGAACGAGCGTGCTGAGGACAATCACCTTCCCTGCCCCAAAACGGTCGACGCCATAACCGCCGAGCCTGGAGCCGATGGCTCCCAATAGGCCAAAGCCGAGCATAATGATGCTGATGCCGGACGGTGCGATGCGAAAGATATCCTGGATAAACGCCGTCACATACGTGAACAGAACCGAATTGCCGGATTCCCGGAAGAACGTAAGCAGCAGGGCGCTGACGATCACGAGACTCCCCAGCACTTTGAACTGCTGGCGGAAGGGAACGGGGGCATCCCCTTGAACATCCGGCAGGAGCCTGATAAGGACAAAGGCGACCAACAGACTGAGCAGAGCCAGCAGCAGAAAAATGGACTGCCAGTTCAGCAGATTCGTGATCCATATGCCGATCGGAACGCCCAGCACCATGGCGCTGCTGAAACCCAGCACGATGGTGCCGATCGCACGGCCTAACGTTGCCGGGGGCACCATTTTGGCTGCGGTACCCATTGCGGCAACGAGATAGACGCCTGAGCTTACGCCCAGAATGACACGGGAAGCCATGAGCGTCCATACCCCGGTGCTAAAAAAAGAAACAAGACTGCCGGCAATGAATAGCAGAAGCGAGCCGAGCAGCACCTTTTTTCGATTGATTCGAGCGGTAAGCGAGACCAGAAACGGTGTTCCGATCGCAAAAGCAAGCGAATAGGCGGTAATCAGCTGGCCGGCAAAAGCCAAGGAAATATGAAGATCGTCAGCAATCGCGTACAGAATACCCGAGACGACCAGCTCTGAGGTAGCGGTAAGAAAAACCCCGAGCGCCAATAAATATATCGTATATCGATTCATATCCATTATCCTTTCCGTTGGGAGATTGATACCCTCAATCGGATCATGGCTAGCACATGCCGTTTCGGATAGTAAAGCATGAAATCTCTTTGTGTTTGTATTATAAGCAGTGCGCATATATGATGTAAGAAGGCAAAGTATTTGGATATTATCCAGTCATTTTGACTAACTTACGATTAGTTAGTGATGGGGTGAGGCAATGGAGCCGGTTAAAGAAGACATTCAGGAAAAGCCAGGGTTCAATCATATCTGCTCAGTGCTGCAAATTCTTGGAGCCAAATGGGCGTTCCTTGTCATCGCGCAATTAGCCCAAGGACCGAAACGGTTTAATCAGCTTCACCGGGATGCAGCCATCATCAAGACGCAATCCTTGACGGATGTCCTGCGCCATTTGGAAAGCAGCGGCATCGTGAGACGCGAGGTATTCCCTACCGTTCCGGTCTCCGTGGAATATTCATTGACCGAGAAGGGGATGGACTTCCTGGCTTCTTTGAAGGAGATGGAGAAGTGGGCCGAAAAATGGGGGGTGGAACAATCCTCCTGACGTTGCCGCTGCCGCCAAAATGGTATGATATCAGAAAACTCATTTCCGACGCGTATACAGCGGAAATGAGTTTTCTTTTTTTTGAAAATTTCGTATTCTTATAGATAACATTTTCCAAAATGGGAATGAAGTGATAGGGAGGTGGTTGCCGTTTGCGAATCCATAAGATTAACCTGCTGACCAAGTTGTTGATTTCCTATTTGCTCGTGCTGATGTTTCCCGTGATCGTCATCCTGTGTTATTACTATCCCTATTCGGCGGACGTTGTGAAAGAGAAGGAAATGGACTGGAATGCGCATATTACGGAGCAGTTCATGACATCGATGGATACGTTTACCCGGTATGTATACAATTTGCCGTTCGAGCTGGTGCAGAATCGGGAATTCAAGATGTACAAGGCCGAGGAAAGCGATTACCAGCGTGTCCTCATTGCCAATGAGATGAAAAAATACAATGCAACCGATGCATTTATTTACAACACCTTGCTGTATGTAAAGAACATCGGTTATTTGTTTTCCAAAACTGGAAGCGCATACAGTTTGGACGACCTGTCCATTCCGGGCGTCGGTTACTACTATGAAAACTGGGCCGGCGAAGATATGATCCAGACCTTGAATGATCTCGAGTCTCCCATCGTCAGGCCTGTTGAGAACGTGATTGTGCCCGGCAATAACCGGGTTCGAATGCTGACCTTCGTGCAGCCGCTGCCGGTAGGAGGCACGAATTCCCCCGGAGCCGTCATGATCATGGTACGGGAAGATACGATCGTCCGGATGATGAAGTCCGTCTCGGAAACCTATAGCGGCGATTTTTTTGTGTTTGACGGCCAGGGAAGGCGATTGGTATCTTCCCATGATACGTCATACCAATCCTCCGATGACTTCCGGAAGCTTGTGCAGGGCATAGGGGATGAGACATCTTCCTCTTCGGGCATTTATGCGATCAGCGGATCGGATTATCTGGTATCATCCTCGGTTTCGGACAAAAATGGATGGAAATACGTGAGCCTGCTGCCGGTATCCTCATCCCTTCAGGGCATTCGGACGATTCAATTGAATACGGCCATCCTGGTCGGCCTGATCCTGCTGCTTGAAGTGTTTATCATCTATATATCGATCCGGAACAACTATCAGCCGATTCGCCGTCTGGTTGATCTTGCCGTTCAAGTCTTCGAACCGCGGGACCGCAAGCCCATGAACGAGATCGATACGATCAAATATACGCTGGAGGAGCTTTCGATGGCCAACAGCAAGCTTGACGAGCATGTGAAGGGATCGCTGCCGATTATGCGGGATAACCTGCTGTTTGAACTGGTGAGCGGACATCTTGCAGGCTGGGATGATTTCGAACGGGAAGCAAGAAAGGTCGGCCTCCGGTTTCAGCATGATTGCTTCTCGGTTGCCGTACTATGCTGCGAAGCGGATGGAGCAGAGATGGAGAAGATATTGGATTACTGCCGGCGCTATGAAGGACGGCTGCCGGAGGATATCCAAGGTTACTTCTTTAAAAGCATCTATCCGCAGGAATTGATTCTGGTGTGCTCCCATGCGGAGAATGTCCCGCTCACATCCTGCCTGGAACGGATGCAGGATGAAATATTGGAGCACACGGGCCGGCGAACGGTGATCGGCATCGGCAAGCCTGGCGAAGCCCCGTCTCCGCAGGATCTCCATCTCTCATATCTGCAGGCACTCCGAACGGCGGAGTTTCTGCGCATCCGAAAGACCGACGCCGTGCTGGTCTTTGATAACATCGGGATTCCCCAGACCGGAGCCGTCTCCTATTATGCCGAAATCCTGCAATCCCTCGAGCTTGCGATCCTCAAGAATGATGCAGCCATGCTGGCCTCTCTAGCAGAGAGAATGATCGGTTACCTAAGCAATGACAGCCTGCCGCCACATATGATTCAGAGCGTGTATCTCAATACCGTTACCGTCATCTTCAACGGCCTCCAGCGGTTCCGTCATGACGATCAGAGCCTGCTGCGGCTTACGGATGCGGCATTTAACCATCGTTATACGCTGGAACAGATGATCGGGATCATAAGGGAAAGCTATGCCAAGCTGTGCGATATGATCAAGGAAACCCTCCCCGTTTCCCGGGCGGCAACCCAGGATGAGATCCTGTCCCTGATTGCGGAGAAAGGGATGGATCCGAACTGTTCGCTGCAGATGATGGCCGATTATTTTGATATGTCGGTCTCCAACTTCAGCCATCACTTCAAAAAAACGATGGGGCAAAATTTCAAAGAGCATATCGATCAGCTTCGGATCCAGAAATCCATTCAGCTTCTGCGGGACAGCGAGGAGACGCTCGAAGCCATCTCCCAACAGGTCGGGTACACCAATACCTCGAGTTTTATCCGATCCTTCAAAAAAATGGTGGGCACGACGCCGGGGCAATATCGAAATACGCATAAAGCTTAAAACGAAAGACCGCTGATGCCGATGACAAGGCCGATTACAGCGGTCTTTTATAAACCTGCTTGCTTAGAAGCTATTCCTAGGCAGCTGTTTCACAGGCTAAGATGTTTCAATTTTTGAACATATACAAAATTTGAATTCCAAGCGCCGGTTTGTAATGGATGCGTTTACATTTATGGGATGATAGGCGCCTTCAAAAAATGAGGATGCCTGAAAAACTGTCCGTTTACGGTGCCCGCCGCCTTCATTTAGAGTGAAAACTGTCCCAAGGCAAGGCCGACTCAAGGCCGTATACCCCCATGGACCAGACCAACAAACGAAACCAGGAGGTAATGGAATGAAGAAAAGGGTAAACGTTTTCATCTCGCTTGTCGCCATGACGGCCATGTTGTTAACAGGCTGCAGCGGGGCCGGAGGCGGCCAGAACGACTCGGCGGAGACTCCCGGAGACCAAACCGGCAGCAAAGTAAAGCTTACCGCCATCATTACCAAGCACCCGCTCACGAAGCCGCTGGCCGAAATGGAGTGGCTGCAAAAGGTTGAGGAGACGGCGGGCGTGGACATCGAATGGCAGGAGATTACCGCGGATTGGGGACAGAAGAAAGGGACGATGCTGGCCAGCGGCGATATTCCGGATCTGTTCATCGGGCCGAACGTCATTACGGATGCAGACTTTGCGCAATTCCAGGGTTTGTTCCAGGATCTATCCGGCATGCTGGAGCAGGCGCCCAACGTACAGAACATGTTTAATGAAAAACCGGATACGAAAATAATCGCCACGCAGTCGGACGGCAAAATCTACGGTCTCCCGAAATATCAGCGGTTCTGGCCCGCTACCGCCAGCAGGCAGTTCATTAACCAGCAGTGGCTGGATCACCTCGGTCTGAGCATGCCGACCACATGGGATGAGCTGTATGAAGTCCTGGTGGCTTTCAAAGAGAAGGATGCCAACGGCAACGGCGATCCGAATGACGAGATTCCGATGGATTGGCCGGGAGGCATCGGCGGATATTTTAACCCCGCGGTGCTCCTGGGCAGCATGGGGATTACACTGACGGACGGCAGCGGACAAGGTTATTTCGTGGAAGACGGTCAGGTGAAGAACTTCCTGACGGATGAACGGTACAAAACGATGGTCGCATTTCTGAATAAATTGTACAAGGCGGGTCTGGTCAACCCGGAAGTGTTCACGCATGATTATACGAAATTTCAATCCATCGCGCGCGGGGAAGGGGATACGGCCAAGGTCGGCTTTACCTGGGGATGGGTGGCGTCCGACCGCTTCGGCGAGCAGCTGGCACCGCAGTATGCTTCCATGCCGCCGATGAAGGTATCGGCAGATTATGCAGGAAAGCTGTCCTGGAGCTATGATCATTACTCCCTGAATTATGGCACCAACCATATCGTCATGTCCGCCAAGACCAAGAACAAAGAAGCGGCCATGAAATTCATCAACGAGCTTTATGCGCCCGAGGTGGGCATGCAGGTGCTGTTCGGATCCCTCGGACCGAACATTAAAGATAACGGAGACGGTACATATGCCGTTCTGCCTCCGGCCGATGCCAAGATGGATCCGGGCACGTGGAAATGGACCTCGACGATGGCGGACAACGGCGCATTTTATATTCCCGATACCTTAAAGCTGACGCTTGGCACCGATATGCAGGAGGTGCTGGGTCAATCGGAGCCGCTGGAGGCGGCCTTGGACGTGGATCCCGATAAAGACGTGTTCCCCGGCATGTTCATCAAGTATTCCACCATGGACAATAACGCCATGAGCCTGAACAATACGAACGTAATGAATCTGGCGGAATCCAGCTTTGCGAAATGGGTCACCAAGGGCGGCGTGGAAGCCGAATGGGACGCATATATCAAGGAAAGCGAGAAGGCAGGCCTGAAGCAGAATCTTGAGATTATGCAAAAATATTACGACGATTACATGAATCAAAACTAGGAGGGAGGATATGGGGCCTCGCAAAAGATTGGACACCTTCAGACGTGATTACCAGCTGTGGATTATGATTTTTCCGGCGATTGCCGTCATTCTGTTGTTTAACTACGTGCCGATGTACGGCATCCAGCTTGCGTTTAGGGATTACGATTTCAGCCAAGGCTTGACCGGCGGAGAGTGGCGCGGGCTCGCCTACTTTCAGCAATTCATCGACAGTTACCTGTTCACCGATTTGATGCGAAACACGTTTCTGATCAGTCTGGCCACGATCGTGCTCGGCTTTCCGGCCCCGATCATCTTAGCGCTCATTCTAAACCAGATTCGCCGAAAAAGAATGAAGCAGGTGATGCAGACCACCGTATACCTGCCCCATTTCATATCCATCATCGTGCTGGTCGGGATGCTGAACGTGCTGCTGTCCTCCGAAACCGGGGTTGTCGGTCACTTCATGAAGGCGGTGGGGCTGGGGCATATCAATTTGCTAGCCTCCACCTCGACCTTTATTCCGGTGTACGTGCTCTCCGACATATGGCAGCACTGCGGCTGGAACAGCATTATCTATCTTGCGGCCTTGTCCACCGTGGATCCCCAGCTGTACGATGCCGCCAAGATCGATGGGGCCAGCCGCTGGCAGACGATCCGGTACGTCGACATTCCCGCTCTCGTTCCAACCATTATCATCCTGTTCATTCTTAGCATGGGGAATATCCTCGGGACCGGCTTCGAGAAAATATTCCTGATGCAGAATTCGCTGAACCTTCCCGTCTCGGAGGTCATAGCCACCTATGTTTACAAAATCGGGATCATCTCCAACCAGTTCAGCTTGGCTTCGGCCATCGGTTTGTTTAACACGCTCATCAATTTC
Proteins encoded:
- a CDS encoding MFS transporter, whose product is MNRYTIYLLALGVFLTATSELVVSGILYAIADDLHISLAFAGQLITAYSLAFAIGTPFLVSLTARINRKKVLLGSLLLFIAGSLVSFFSTGVWTLMASRVILGVSSGVYLVAAMGTAAKMVPPATLGRAIGTIVLGFSSAMVLGVPIGIWITNLLNWQSIFLLLALLSLLVAFVLIRLLPDVQGDAPVPFRQQFKVLGSLVIVSALLLTFFRESGNSVLFTYVTAFIQDIFRIAPSGISIIMLGFGLLGAIGSRLGGYGVDRFGAGKVIVLSTLVHIAVFALLPLLVGQSVIGLSLMGVMMMSMFAAGPAVQSYFIQQAPGSSNLVLSINTSIVHLGLAAGAGAGGFMVNTSSTLQYHPWLGGFVLALGLAAGLVSFSAGRKSPVSIPKSA
- a CDS encoding helix-turn-helix domain-containing protein, translating into MRIHKINLLTKLLISYLLVLMFPVIVILCYYYPYSADVVKEKEMDWNAHITEQFMTSMDTFTRYVYNLPFELVQNREFKMYKAEESDYQRVLIANEMKKYNATDAFIYNTLLYVKNIGYLFSKTGSAYSLDDLSIPGVGYYYENWAGEDMIQTLNDLESPIVRPVENVIVPGNNRVRMLTFVQPLPVGGTNSPGAVMIMVREDTIVRMMKSVSETYSGDFFVFDGQGRRLVSSHDTSYQSSDDFRKLVQGIGDETSSSSGIYAISGSDYLVSSSVSDKNGWKYVSLLPVSSSLQGIRTIQLNTAILVGLILLLEVFIIYISIRNNYQPIRRLVDLAVQVFEPRDRKPMNEIDTIKYTLEELSMANSKLDEHVKGSLPIMRDNLLFELVSGHLAGWDDFEREARKVGLRFQHDCFSVAVLCCEADGAEMEKILDYCRRYEGRLPEDIQGYFFKSIYPQELILVCSHAENVPLTSCLERMQDEILEHTGRRTVIGIGKPGEAPSPQDLHLSYLQALRTAEFLRIRKTDAVLVFDNIGIPQTGAVSYYAEILQSLELAILKNDAAMLASLAERMIGYLSNDSLPPHMIQSVYLNTVTVIFNGLQRFRHDDQSLLRLTDAAFNHRYTLEQMIGIIRESYAKLCDMIKETLPVSRAATQDEILSLIAEKGMDPNCSLQMMADYFDMSVSNFSHHFKKTMGQNFKEHIDQLRIQKSIQLLRDSEETLEAISQQVGYTNTSSFIRSFKKMVGTTPGQYRNTHKA
- a CDS encoding cupin domain-containing protein produces the protein MAVSYMDFTSPSVRFTYDMSNNPFFKKDSQNYINSLSVKELNTLGNASLLDIYLSTGNVVEPHIHQNASELVYVVSGSAIVSLVNPFTKELLNFTVTPGQVALVPQGWWHYEMATVDNTHLIAVFDAPVPEFIGGSDLLRLTPASVFAHTYCLDEAKVKETLAPITDTVVIGPPKNCPQQGQVQGQMKHQPHASHLNQHYYHQGAPGHRDYELLQQQQQQQFQQQQQLFQQHFNAQDQTQHGTYAAEPQRTPTQAQEQFRSQQQLHEQQRQQFIQQQQQLPFLQRQLIGNGWDKF
- a CDS encoding ABC transporter permease — protein: MGPRKRLDTFRRDYQLWIMIFPAIAVILLFNYVPMYGIQLAFRDYDFSQGLTGGEWRGLAYFQQFIDSYLFTDLMRNTFLISLATIVLGFPAPIILALILNQIRRKRMKQVMQTTVYLPHFISIIVLVGMLNVLLSSETGVVGHFMKAVGLGHINLLASTSTFIPVYVLSDIWQHCGWNSIIYLAALSTVDPQLYDAAKIDGASRWQTIRYVDIPALVPTIIILFILSMGNILGTGFEKIFLMQNSLNLPVSEVIATYVYKIGIISNQFSLASAIGLFNTLINFVFLYAMNTISKRMSETSLF
- a CDS encoding ABC transporter substrate-binding protein, which translates into the protein MKKRVNVFISLVAMTAMLLTGCSGAGGGQNDSAETPGDQTGSKVKLTAIITKHPLTKPLAEMEWLQKVEETAGVDIEWQEITADWGQKKGTMLASGDIPDLFIGPNVITDADFAQFQGLFQDLSGMLEQAPNVQNMFNEKPDTKIIATQSDGKIYGLPKYQRFWPATASRQFINQQWLDHLGLSMPTTWDELYEVLVAFKEKDANGNGDPNDEIPMDWPGGIGGYFNPAVLLGSMGITLTDGSGQGYFVEDGQVKNFLTDERYKTMVAFLNKLYKAGLVNPEVFTHDYTKFQSIARGEGDTAKVGFTWGWVASDRFGEQLAPQYASMPPMKVSADYAGKLSWSYDHYSLNYGTNHIVMSAKTKNKEAAMKFINELYAPEVGMQVLFGSLGPNIKDNGDGTYAVLPPADAKMDPGTWKWTSTMADNGAFYIPDTLKLTLGTDMQEVLGQSEPLEAALDVDPDKDVFPGMFIKYSTMDNNAMSLNNTNVMNLAESSFAKWVTKGGVEAEWDAYIKESEKAGLKQNLEIMQKYYDDYMNQN
- a CDS encoding winged helix-turn-helix transcriptional regulator gives rise to the protein MEPVKEDIQEKPGFNHICSVLQILGAKWAFLVIAQLAQGPKRFNQLHRDAAIIKTQSLTDVLRHLESSGIVRREVFPTVPVSVEYSLTEKGMDFLASLKEMEKWAEKWGVEQSS